A window of Aromatoleum bremense genomic DNA:
CCGCTCGCCGAGCTCGAACCTTCGCGGGATCTGCTGATGCTCGCCGGCGTCGTCATGGACGTGCGCACGAAGATGACCGGCCGCGGCAAGATGGCTTTCGTCGTGCTCGACGACGGCAGCCAGGTGCGCGAAGTGTCGGTGTTCTCGGAACTGTTCGACTCGCAGCGCAGCAAGATCGTCACGGACGAAGTGCTGGTGGTCGAAGGCAAGGTGAGCAACGACGACTTTACCGGCGGGCTGCGCATCGTCGCCGACAAGCTGATGACGCTCGGCGAAGCGCGCTCCCGGTTTGCCCGCGCGCTGCAGCTGACGGTCAACGGTGAAGTGAAGGCTGCGGGCGGTGCGAGCGCCGCGGCCGAGCGTCTGCAAAGCCTGCTGGCGCCGTTCCGCGAAGGAGGCTGCCCGGTCCGGCTGCGTTACCGCAACGAGGTGGCCGAAGCGGACCTGCCTTTCGGCGAGGGCTGGCGCGTGCGTCTTGACGACGCGCTGCTCGACGGCCTGCGCCAGTGGCTGCCGGCGGACGCGGTCGAAGTGATCTATCCGAACTGAGCTTCGTCACCCCCGGAAGCAAAAACGGCCGCGGCCCTTTCCGGGACGCGGCCGTTTTTATCCTGCAAGCCGGATCAGAGCGCTTCGGCGTGCTGCGCGAGGTAGTCCGCAACGCCGCTGGGGTCGGCCTTCATGCCGGCCTTGCCCTTGTTCCAGCCAGCCGGGCAGACCTCGCCGTGCTCTTCAGTAAATTGCAGCGCGTCGACCATGCGCAGCATCTCGTCGATGTTGCGGCCCAGCGGCAGGTCATTGACGACCTGGTGACGCACGACGCCGGCCTTGTCGATCAGGAAGGAGCCGCGGAACGCGACGCCGCCTTCGGATTCGACGTCGTACGCGCGGCAGATCTCGTGCTTGATGTCGGCCACCATCGGATATTGCACCTGTCCGATACCGCCGCTGTTCACCGGTGTGTTCTTCCAGGCGAGGTGCGTGAACTGGCTGTCGATCGACACGCCCAGCACTTCGACGCCGCGCTTCTTGAATTCATCCAGGCGGTGATTGAACGCAATCAGCTCGGACGGGCAGACGAAAGTGAAATCGAGCGGGTAGAAGAACAGGACCGCGTACTTGCCCTTCGTGAATTGCGAGAAGGTGATGTCCTTGATTTCATTGTTGCCGAGCACCGCCGTCGCGGTGAAATCGGGGGCTTGCTTGCCTACGAGGACTGCCATGGTTGATCTCTCCTCTTTGGTTTGAACGGGGTGTATGCATCTTGGGCCACGCTATCCGGGGCGTCAAATTGCAATTGCAATGGTGGGTTGATAGCGCCTCTCTATCGAGAGGCTTCGTTCTGCATCGGTCGTGGGAATCCGGTCGCGCCACTATGCCGTGGGACGGACCGAAAACGCCCCGGGTTCCGGCCACTCCGCCGCGGCAACGACGACATCCTGCACGTGGGCGGCGGGTGGGCCCCGCCGTGCCCATGCGATGAAATGTTCGACTGCGGTCTCGGGACCAGCGACCAGCGCCTCGACCGAGCCATCCGGCCGGTTGCGCACCCACCCCCGCAGCCCGAGGCGCGACCCTTCGGCCTGTGCGCTCGCGCGGTAGCACACGCCCTGCACGCGACCGCGGATCATCAGATGACGTGAAACGGGCGCGTCAGGCATACGACAGCTCCGGGTCATGCCCGCGCAACCGCTGGGCACGGATCAACGCTTCAGTCATGTTGGCTGCGATGTTGTCGTCGCCGAGGCTCGCCTGGAATCCCGAACGGAACACGAGCGATGCCGGCTGGTTGTTCAGGTCGCACAGGACCAGCTGCGCGCCGCGTTTCTGCAGCGTCCGATGCAGGGTCTGGAGCGCGTCGAGGCCGGTGGTGTCGATGTTGATCACCTTTTCGAGGTCGAGGATCACGACGTCCGGATGGCCATCCTGCATCAACAGCAGGTCTTCGAGTTTGTTCGCGGCGCCGAAGAACAGACTGCCGAATACCCGGTAGGCGAGGATCCGCGGCGTGCCATCGCTCCGCGACAGGGCTTCGACGCCGTAATAGTCTTCAAGCGGGACCCGTTCGATGCGGGTGAGGTCCGACATCCGGTAAATAAAAAACAGACTCGCGAGCAACATGCCGAGTTCCACAGCGAGCGTGAGATCGAACACTACCGTGACGAAGAAAGTGCCGAGCAGGATCATGCGGTATTGGTTCGAATAGCGCGCCAGCTCCTTCCAGGCGAAGGCGTGCCATTCGCCCATGTTGACCGACACCACGACGACGATCGCCGACAGCGCGGCGAGCGGGATGTGGCTCGCGAGCGGCGCCAGCGCGAGCACGACGGCAAGCAGCACCAACGCGTGGACCATCCCGGCGACCGGCGTATGCCCGCCCGAGCGCACGTTGGTCGCGGTGCGGGCAATCGCGCCGGTGGCCGCGAAGCCACCGAACAGTGGCGCGACGACATTCGCGACGCCCTGCGCGATGAGTTCCTGGTTGGGATCGTGACGGTCGTCGATCAGGTTGTCGGCGACGCGTGCCGAGAGCAGCGATTCGATCGCCCCGAGCAGCGCGATCGTCAGGGCCGGCACGATCAGCTTGCCAAGCGTGCCGAGCGACAGCGCAGGCAGGCCGATGTCCGGCAGCTCCTGGGGAATGCCGCCGAAGCGGCTGCCGATGGTGTCGATCGGCAAGTGGATCAGCGCATTGACCGCCGTGGCGATCAGCAGCACTGCGAGCGGTCCGGGCAGGCGGCGCATCCATGCTATCCGCGTCGCCGTGCGGTTCCACGCGATCAGCACCGCGAGCGACGCGATCGATGTGGCCACGGTCGGGAAATCGATCGTGTGCATCGCCGCCAGCAAGGTTTCCATCTTGCCGAAGAACTCTCCCGGCAT
This region includes:
- a CDS encoding peroxiredoxin gives rise to the protein MAVLVGKQAPDFTATAVLGNNEIKDITFSQFTKGKYAVLFFYPLDFTFVCPSELIAFNHRLDEFKKRGVEVLGVSIDSQFTHLAWKNTPVNSGGIGQVQYPMVADIKHEICRAYDVESEGGVAFRGSFLIDKAGVVRHQVVNDLPLGRNIDEMLRMVDALQFTEEHGEVCPAGWNKGKAGMKADPSGVADYLAQHAEAL
- a CDS encoding acylphosphatase; the encoded protein is MPDAPVSRHLMIRGRVQGVCYRASAQAEGSRLGLRGWVRNRPDGSVEALVAGPETAVEHFIAWARRGPPAAHVQDVVVAAAEWPEPGAFSVRPTA
- a CDS encoding SulP family inorganic anion transporter, which gives rise to MIKFRPKLLDTLPSYGRATFINDFSAGVTVGVLALPLAMAFAIASGMSPTAGVWTAIVAGFLISALGGSKVQIGGPTGAFIPIIYAIVADFGVQNLLIATMMSGVMLLGMGAFRLGSMIRFIPVSVVIGFTNGIAVVIFISQIKDFLGLDIEKMPGEFFGKMETLLAAMHTIDFPTVATSIASLAVLIAWNRTATRIAWMRRLPGPLAVLLIATAVNALIHLPIDTIGSRFGGIPQELPDIGLPALSLGTLGKLIVPALTIALLGAIESLLSARVADNLIDDRHDPNQELIAQGVANVVAPLFGGFAATGAIARTATNVRSGGHTPVAGMVHALVLLAVVLALAPLASHIPLAALSAIVVVVSVNMGEWHAFAWKELARYSNQYRMILLGTFFVTVVFDLTLAVELGMLLASLFFIYRMSDLTRIERVPLEDYYGVEALSRSDGTPRILAYRVFGSLFFGAANKLEDLLLMQDGHPDVVILDLEKVINIDTTGLDALQTLHRTLQKRGAQLVLCDLNNQPASLVFRSGFQASLGDDNIAANMTEALIRAQRLRGHDPELSYA